The Bernardetia sp. ABR2-2B DNA window TTAAAGAAAGTAGATAAAGACGATGCTTTTTATGTAGATGTGAAAGCAGCTATCAAAACACTTCAGACGGCAAGACAAAACAGAAAAGTGATTAAAGCCACACGAGCAACACTAAAAGGATTAGACGGAATTTGTAAAAAAAAAAGTAGTCTAAACGGATTAGATGGTGCAGGTTTACACCCAGCCATTGCAGGAGCAGTTGGTGGTGCAGCTTCTGGTATTGTAGGTGGTGCAGTTTATCGTGCATTATCTGGACAAGATATTATTGATTCCACTTATGAATCAATTCCTTTGCCTAGTAAGTATAGGGGAATAGGTCTTGACGACATTCCTTACAATGCTTCTATTCTGATGTATGCGTATTCTGGATATGGAAAATCTACACTGGCATTAGAGTTTGCACAAGAATTCTCAGCATTTGGTAGGACTGCTTATGTTTCCTACGAAGAATTTACTTCAGACGGACGTGCAACAGGTGGACTTAGAAATAGATTAAAGAGAATGAAGGACAATATAGGTATATCTAAAAATGTGGATTACTTTTCATCTATGGAAGCATTTGATATTAATGATTACCAATTCATCTTCATTGATTCTATTGATGATGCAGATATGACCATAAAGGACTGGGAAGAACTTAGAGCAATGTACCCAACGAAATTTTTTGTCTTGATTGCACAGGTTACTAAAAATGGAATGTTCAGAGGAAGTAACAGATGGGCGCACAAGGTAGATGTTGTATTTGAGTTTCCAAAAATTGGAGTTGCAGTTGGTAGAAAAAGATACGGAACAGGTACTTATGACTTCTTTAATCCAAAATACGCTTAGAAATGAAAATATACCAAAAAAACGGATTCGTACAAATAGTAGAAAATGGAGTTATCACAGACAGTATTCCAATAACAGATGTACGAATCACTCGCTCAAAACTGGGCGTTCTTATAACAAGCAAAGAACACAATTTCTACCGAAAAGTAGAAAAAATAGAAGACGAACTAGGAAATACTTACGAGACAGTTGATGAGGCCCTAAGCTACTTAACTGAAAATTTAGGTAACAACAAAATTGACGAACCTCGTGAGTTTTCTGATGAATATTCAGATGAGTTTGCTTAAAAATATTACAAAAACCACTTACTTATAATACTATGAGTGCAATTACAAATCTATCTACTGCCAATTTTGTAGATGGCGAGAAAAAAGGAATCACAGCAGCCAAACTAAGAGCAGGGTTTGAATTAGTAGATACACAACTTACAGAAAAAACAGATGCTATTCTACGACCAATTTCATTTGTAGCAGAATCTACAAGTTCAGTTTTGGATATAGCCAATCCTTACCCTTCAAAAACACTTGCTACGATTACCGTTTACAAGCAACTCTATGTAAATGGAGTAGATACTGAAATTGGCTATCAACAAGTTATTCCTACCTCAATTACAAAAAATGTAGCTGTTCAGAACGATAGATACAAAATTGAAGGTTTGCCAGATGGAAAGTATCATATTGTTTTCTCTCCAGCAGCCGTATTCGTTCCTTATACGGTATAAAAAACACTTACTTATTTTTCAAGAAAGTAAATAGATAACTGTTTACTGATAACTGACAACTGAAATATTATGGGAATCATAAAACAAACTTCTGATAATTTTATCATTGATAACGTTAGTGAGCTTATTACTCCTGCAAGTGTAAGACAGGTAAATGATGTCATTGATGCACAAGTAGTAGGAATAGAAACTTCTATCACTACAATAAATGAAAGTATCACTACACTTTCTAGCAATACTATCCCTACTGGTGGCTTGGAGGGTCAAATTCTAGCTAAACGTTCTAACACAGATAACGATGTAGAATGGATAGCTCCCCCTTCTGGTGGTGGAAACTTTTTACCCCTTTCTGGTGGAGCTATGACTGGAGCTATTGATATGCAGGAGAATATCATTTCAAACTTCAAAAAACTTGAAAATACAAAAGTTGATGGGTATTCAACTACAAATATGTTTTTTGAAGTTGATGAAGATGAGTATGATTTTATATTTGGCTCGACAAATACTGCAAATTTTGATTTTAGAAATGTTGCAGGTGTAATTTCAAGAGATAGTCAAGGAAATATTCAAGGTAACGCTGACTTTTATTTTGGTATATATACAAAAAACAAAGCTAATAATAATTACACTTCATTTAATCTAAATACAAACACCTACGAAGATTCTGAAGACAAACCACTTAAATATGCAGCAGATTACTCTGCAAATTACACAGCTAGAAGTTTAGTCGATAAAGGTTTTTTTGATGGCAAAGTAAAGCTATTTAAACAAACAACCTCTACACCACCAAATACTACTGTACCGATTGAGTTTGCACACCCTTACGGAGATGACTTGCCTATTTATAAACTGTACAAAGGCACACAAGAAGTATCATTTACAGCAACTCTAAGTACAGGTAGTATAAACTTTGGAAATATAGGAAGTGGTTCATACACACTTGTAGCCTATTTTATTTAATTTTACTCACTTATTTATTTTACAAAAAAAATGAAAACTACAACAACAAGTACAACCAGTACAGCAACACAAACGGAAACACAAGATTGTTGCAACGAACAAAACAAAACAGTTATAGGCAATTGCGTAAATAACGTAATTACTCTACCATGTCCATTTGCAGGAGTGAATGGAATATCTGATAAGATTGCTCATGTTTCTGTGTTTATGCAGAATTACACGCCTCAAAGTCCAAGTGCGATAGTTTCAATTACAGAATTAAAGGTTCTTGCTGTTGAGCGTACTGTTGGGTATAACGTTACTTATAAAATTGAGGTAGAAAATGCAGTTGATGGAGAATATCAAGTTCTTTTTAATTCTGCTTCTTTTGTTCCACACAATCCCCCAATGGGTTATGGTGGGCCTCAAATCGTAGGCGATATAGGTTAATTGTTTAATCTTTACAGCTCTATTGCTTAAACAAAATCAAAAAGCTATGTTTGAAAAAATGTAGCTTTTTTTGTGTCCGAAAAATTGCGTGTATTAAGGGTACACACAAGACAAGAGAATAAATAAGTTTACTTATTACGGAACACTCTATCAAATTCATTTTTAACACCCCAAGTATGTATCATTTTAGCATAAACCTTTTCGGTTGTCTTGATGCTACTATGACCTAGAACTTTTTGTACAACATTTATATCAATACCACTATTTAGGAAAAATGCTCCTGCTGTATGCTTTCCAAAGTGTGAACGCATGTATTTATCAATTCTTGCCCTATACATACAAATACGGATATTTTGATTATAGGTGTGATTTGCCGTAGGTGTTGTGTTGTACTCTAGCTTTTTCAAGAGTTCAAGAGCTTCTGGAAGCAAAGGAATATAATGTATTCCATTAGTCTTACCTCGTTTTTGTAAAATCCACTCCCAGTCGTCAGTTTCAATATGGTTTTTCTTTACATTAAAGTCTTTTAGCTCTCCATAGCTCAAAGAGGTATAACATTGTACTAGAAATAAATCTCTAGCTAATTCTAAATGCTTTTCTCTTTCAGAAAAGGTTAGTTCTGCAAATCGTTTTAACTCTTCAATATCAAGATAAACGTATTCTCTTTTTTTGTGTTTTATATTCAGAGAATATTGAGCTACTGCATCTTTTTCTAGTAATTCCATAGAATAACCTAGTTTTACGGCTGCTTTCACTCTAGCTAAAGACTTTTCTAAGTATTCAGTAGATTTGATTTTTCCACTATCAAGCATAAAGTTTTTGAGTTGCTCCAAGTGCTTGTAATTAAAATGCCTTGCTTCCATATTTAAGTTACCAATACTTTTTAAGTAAGGTTTGAGCCAGTTTTTCTTAAAATTGTTATAAATAGTTATTGTTCCTCTCGCAACTCCAACACTTCGTTTTTCTACCAGTTTGTCATACAAATCAAGCATTGATATTTGTGGACTTTCTTTTTTTAAATAAAAATCTGCTATCTCTTGTATATGTGAAATTGTAGATTTGTATTGATTGAATAAATCTGTAAGGTCTGCTCTCAAATTATCTAATCCATCATTGATAGGCTTTGAATTTTGTCCAGAAGCATACTTTTTTTGCCAAAGATGCTCATATACTCGTATTCCACTACTTGCTTTCTTTGAACGCATACCGTTGTGTGAAATGTACCAGTAGATAACAGCTAATCCATTCTTACTTTTTTGGTCTTTTCGGAGGGAAAAAACAACATTCATAAAGCGATTTTTTTTAACATAATACTATTTAGGGTTGTATAAAAAAAATGAATTGCAAAAGTACAGTAACCAGTAATTTTGAATAGTAACCTAAATAGTGTCTTCTATACAGAAGTAATAAAAAAAGGCTTATAGAGTAATTTCTACAAGCCTTTTTATTTAAAAAAACGTCGCTATTTATATAAATATAGCCTTTTGTGATTCCTTCAGATTCCGAATGTTGCACTCAAAACCATCAAAAACCCACATTTTAAAAACGAGATACCTTAGGAGATACCAAATGTATTGCAGCACATCTATATACTATTATATAGATGCAGGAACATAAGACAGCCCCAAAGCAAAACTATTATTTTGTCTTGCGTTTGGGACGGCTGCATTCTTATGCTCCGATTGCTTTCCCGAAATGTCATGAATCATTTCTAAAAACTTTACTCTTTGCTCTTCAAACCTTTTTTCAAATCGCTGTTCCATTTCTTTCATTTTCTCTTTTAAATAAGAGTTCTCACTTTGGAGTTTTTCATAATCAGATGGGATTTTATTATTGTCCTTTTTCATCATTTCTCCTTCTCCATGCAAAAGCCAGTCAGAGTTCACTCCTTTCCTTTCAAGTAACTTTACATAATATGCATTGGGAGAGATAGATTGCCCACTTTCTATTGCTGATACAGCTCCTCTACCAAATCTGTCAATTTTTACTTTTTTTGCAATACTTGCTTGACTTTCGTCAAAATGCTTTCTTGCTGCTTTAAATCTGTCTTTTAATTCCATATATAATTGAGTTTTGAATGTATTTTTGAATAAATTTTAATTTTTATATGCAAGTATAGTTGCATTAATAAAAAATAGTTGTATATTTGAAGTATAGAAAGTCAAACAAGCGTACACAACGTACGCAAATATACTAAAATGAACGTATGAAAGCACAAAAAGATGCAAGTATTGATGAATTAGTTGGCAACGACACTAAAAAAGTGTCAAAAAATACTGCAAAAAAGCCTAAAACGGTGCAGTTCTCAACAACTGTGTCAATTGAACTTTTTGATAAAATCGAAGAATTGGAAAATAGAGGTTTTGATAGAACAGGACTTCTAACACGTTTCTTTGAACGCTGTACGTCAGATGAAGAATATTTGAAAGACTTTGTATTTCCTGACAGTGAACAAACTGAGCAGGAGCAAATCACAACTAAACTAATTACAGATGGAAGCAAGCAGGAAACTAATCTTGACATCTAATATTTCAAATGGTGTCAATCATCGTGAAGCTGCAAGAAGTGCAGCAAAACGAGCAGAAGTAAAAGGAGACAGCAAAACACAAAAAAAATTCTTGAAAGAAATGAAAAACTGGCAAGAACAGATAAATGGTTGGAGGGAGGAGCTTCAATCGTTATGAATGCTAACTATGTAAGAATCAAAACGCATACTCCAGAAGAACGAAAGAGAATTTTAGAACGAAAAATCTCTTATAGAAAAAAACAAGTTTTGGAAATGACTGCTCAAATTGAGCTATCTAAAAAACGAGTAGATTTTTTCACAAAGGAAATTCAAAAGCTAGAGGAGGAGCTAGAAAAGCTATGAGAATTGAATGCCCTGAATGCTATGAATTCACAGATATTGACGAAGAAAATGATTCTCATATCTGTAATCAATGTGATGCGATTTTTCATTACGACAAAGAAGAATTAACAGTAAGAGCAAATACAACATTTGAAATAAATGCTACTTGCCCTCATTGTGAAACTTTTCAAGACTTGAATGAGCGTTATTCTGCTGAATTAGGTGAGCTAGGTTTAAATAATGAAGACTTAGATTTTGAAGTAGAATGCAAAAAATGTAAGAAACCTTTTTTTATAGAAGCAATAGACCATTAAGTTATTTATGAATGCAGTAGCCAAGAAAATTGAAATTTTGGAAGGTATAAAGAATGTTTATAACAACATGCTTAAAGACTCTCCTCACAAAAAAAAATCAGTAGTCCGAAAGTGGATTTACGAAATAGAGATGAAAATAGTAGCTCAACAGGCTATTATAAGTAATCGTAATGACACTGTTTGCTTGTCAAATAGTTAAGTTGTGAAAGTTGGGCAGGGCTATTTTGGTCTTGCTCACTTCATAGCTACAAAGAAATCAGGTTTTGATTGCCCTGTTTTAATTCAATCATACTAACACGATTTACTTCGTCTTTGGAATAAAAATAAAAATGAGTGTTTTTTAAACGCTCATTTTATCTAAGAAATTAAAGAAAGTACGTAAGGAGAAAGAGTGCAAACTTGAAGAAACACGCCTTGCTTCACACTACTACTAGCAACGTCAATAAGATAATTTTGGCACGGCTGCCTATGTTGCACACCAAAGTTTTAGAAGGTAGCCATTTTTATTTATCACAACTAAATGTAACAAAATTATGGCAAACGGTGTGAAGGCGTTTATCGAAGAGAATCTAACTGTAAAGCAAAAAAGAGAGTTTTTGCAATACGATATAGATGGATTTAAAGATGTTCAAAAAGGATATAAAAAAGGAGGTATTGCCTTCAATTTATTCCAAAAACGGATACAGGAAAAACAAAAAGAATTAGACGAATTAGAATAAGCAGGTAGTAAGGTGTGTAAGTTTTTAAAAAGGTAGATAAATTCTATCTGCCTTTTTTTTCTCAACTCTAAATTTATTTTTTTATGATCCGTGGATACCACCAGATGAAAATGCGCCAAGATTTGGATTTGCGATTTCGTGATTACAAACAAGACTGGGAGCATAAAGACAAAATAGAAATAGGCTCATTCATTCCTCAAATAGAAATTGATGAGATTGAAACTAGATTGCTTTGTCAGATGTGCGATCACGCTATCAAGCTGAATATATTTCAAACTGAAATAGTACAAGAAATTGAGGGTTTAAAAACTTTACTTTCTTCTAAACTACAAAGGTTTCAAGATTCTGAAAAAATGGAGAGCTGCGAAACTATCTTAGATAAAGAAGAGCAGTTAGAAACAATAATTTTCATTCTTGTAGCCTCAAGAAGCGAAATTATTCAAACTCAAAAAAATAAAGGGCAAATAACCTTTTTTTAATTCACAACTAAACTAACTACTGTTATGCTATTACTAAGCGAATTTTTGGAGCTGAGAGAGTTTCTCTTATACCCAAGCTTTTATGAAAAATGGTCTGTTGCAGACTTGTTTTTTATCGTGGTCTGTTCTTGCTGCATCGCTTTTATAATAAGAGCAATACGCAAGAAATAAAAAAAGCCTATCAATAGTGTGAAGCTAGATAGGCTAATTATTCATCAATGCTCTTACGAGCAAATCCAAATGTAACAGAACAAAGATATGGAAATTCACCCAAAACTACAACTATTTCTTATGCTATTTGGAGCAATACATATTTTATTTTATGCAGTTTTTTATACTTGGTGGTTGCTATCAGGGCTGTATAAAAGTGTATTTGCACGAAGCAAAAAGAAACTTTCTTTTAGAAGTTTTTTAGCTAAAAGAATAGCTCCTACACCAAGGCGCAGAAAAAGAAATTCAAAACCTAAAACGCAACCTACAAAAGTTGTACAGCTAGGGAGGAGCAAGGCAGTATGAACAACCCAAAACCTCAAACTCAAATCCCAGTAGTTCAAAAAATAGAACTAAAAGAAAGTTTTTTAAACAACTGGATAGATTCAATTTCGAACCACGTAGGCACAAACTCGGTGTTACTAGGATTTATAGTTAGGCTAATCTTGTTTTTTGTTGTCGCAAGTTTGATAATAAAAATCTTTTGGGAAGATTATCCTTGGCTTGCAGGAGGAATTGTCGCACTTATATTTTTTGCAGATGTAGGATTCACTTTGTCAGCTTTAATGGCTGCCAAATTTTACAACTCAAGAGTAATGCTATATGCTAGGATTTTCTTTGGAATATCTGTATTTGGGTTATTTTTTATCTGTTGGAAACTGTACGATTTTACAGATTCATTTTACCCATCAGATAGCAACCCAGAAACAGAATATCTTAAATATTCTCTAAATGCGATATTCTTTACATCGGCTATTTTAGCTTTCCTTTTTACAGAAGGGGGAGCGTATATGATTTTCTCTCTGACTTCCAAAGAAAAGCCGAAACACGAAACAAGCGAAACACGAAACACCGAAACAGGCGAGAAACAGGCTGAAAACGATGTTTCGGGAGAATCCGAAGAAACACAGGGCAAAATTGAAGATATGCCTTTGCCAAATAAAATTTCAAAAACTGAAGAAAATAAATTCTCAATAAATGATGAATTGCCAAAAGACTTAACTGGATATAAAGGTAATGCACGAGCGCACGCCAGTAAAATGCGAAGATTTTTAGAAAAAGGCGAGTACAGAAACGCACGTAAATCCGAAGTTTGGGCAGACTATTATAGTGCGATTGTCGCAATAATAGAAGAAGAGGAAGGTAAAAATAAAACTTCTTGGACAGTCTATCCAAATGGTTCTTTGCAAGTAGAGTCAGAACCAAAAAAAGAAACAAACGGACATAAACTTGAACCCGAATTTTTTAATCAATGATGCCACAACAACAACAACAGGCGACTGACTTACAGAGCCTAAGAACATTAGTTTTTGCTTCAATGCTTCTTTTATTATGTCTTGCTTTCTTTATGTCAGGATTGTATATATCAAATACAGACTTTAGAAGTAAAGAAGAGCTACAAGCGAATGCAAATTTCGTTAAACAAGAAGAGCAAAGTAACTGGAGTGTAGATTTCAGTTTGCTTAATCTGAAAATAAAGAAAGGAGGAAGTGATGAGTAGTGTCATAACAGGTTATTTGCGACACGTGAATAATAGTCGTGGAGAACTAACAGCTACATTCACAACTGATTTATCGAAACCAGCTTATCAATATGAATTTTATTTACTCTTTCCTGAAAAGGAAAAAGAAATGAATAGTTCTGAATACGCTCAACGCTTTGCAGTATATCAAAATTTTGCAAATCATCATACAAAAATATCAGTCACTTACGAGCCTCCTAAAAGATTTACAAGTTCAGGTGTTCCAATAGTAGAAGTAACATCTATCAAGGAATACAAGCAAATAAAAAGAGAAAAAGCAGAAGAGATTCTAAAAGAGAGCTTTAAATCTAAAAAAATATCCACACTTTCAGCTCTACACTTAGAAGCTAAAGAGCGCATTGCAGTCATAGAAGCAGCCGAACAAGCTGAAAAGAATTGGTTGCTTAATATTTCTGGACACGCAGGAGAAAAAAGTTGTTTTTGGAAACATGAGTACACTAAAATAGCTATATATGATTTTCAGATACTATGTTCAAAACCTGTTATTTTTTGTGAAAAGACAAGAGAAGACCTCTATAAAAAAATAATAGAATACGGAGAAATGAAACGACAAGCAACTGCAAAGCAATCATTACTCTGTAAAAAATATAAGGAGGAGAATGATGAGTGAAGCTGCACAAGCTCCACAGGAGCAACCAAAGAAAGAACCTTACACCTATTACGATTCAGCTAAAACGCTGCATAATGTAGAAATGTATTTGAGAAAATACAACGAAGATAAGGACTTGAAAGAACAGATAAGAGCATCAAGAGTGCCTATTCTGCTGCGTATTTACAGACTTGCAATTTTGAAACACAATAAAAAAAGCAAAGACGTAAAAACGATTACAACGCAACGAAGAGACGATGAAGGCAATTCCTATACATTCAAAACATTAGGATTTGTTACAAAAGAGCAAAGCATAGCGACACATTTACAATGCAATCCAAAGACTATACAGCGTAGTCTAAAAGTCTTGACAGGAGAAGTAGCCAAAAGGGCTAACGTAGCACCTCCTGCATTATTAGAGCGTTTTGAGACAAGTTGCTACGGACTAACACTGCTGTTAAACCCTGCCTTCTTAGTGCCTTCAGGGCGTAAGGAGAAGGATTTAGAGAGTGTTTAAGGCTTAAATTTGACGTACCACGAACCCCAAGCAGACCGACAGAAAAAACAAAATACTTCAAAACGGTACTGCTTTACTATGCACTTTGTTTAAGGGTATTAGGGACAAAATGTCCACCCTTTTACCAGTATTTATATAGAATTTATCTAGACTATTTAAAAGCTATTTAAATGCTATGTAAATAGCTTTTAAATAGCTTTTAAATTTCTGTTGTAAATCCCCTTATTTTTCCAAGCCTTTGCAGATAGTGAACTT harbors:
- a CDS encoding tyrosine-type recombinase/integrase — protein: MNVVFSLRKDQKSKNGLAVIYWYISHNGMRSKKASSGIRVYEHLWQKKYASGQNSKPINDGLDNLRADLTDLFNQYKSTISHIQEIADFYLKKESPQISMLDLYDKLVEKRSVGVARGTITIYNNFKKNWLKPYLKSIGNLNMEARHFNYKHLEQLKNFMLDSGKIKSTEYLEKSLARVKAAVKLGYSMELLEKDAVAQYSLNIKHKKREYVYLDIEELKRFAELTFSEREKHLELARDLFLVQCYTSLSYGELKDFNVKKNHIETDDWEWILQKRGKTNGIHYIPLLPEALELLKKLEYNTTPTANHTYNQNIRICMYRARIDKYMRSHFGKHTAGAFFLNSGIDINVVQKVLGHSSIKTTEKVYAKMIHTWGVKNEFDRVFRNK
- a CDS encoding helix-turn-helix transcriptional regulator, which encodes MELKDRFKAARKHFDESQASIAKKVKIDRFGRGAVSAIESGQSISPNAYYVKLLERKGVNSDWLLHGEGEMMKKDNNKIPSDYEKLQSENSYLKEKMKEMEQRFEKRFEEQRVKFLEMIHDISGKQSEHKNAAVPNARQNNSFALGLSYVPASI